AGTTGATTTAGAGAATCATATAATATGAGGAGCTTGGTTATGTCTCAAATTACACACCGTACCAAAACAAGACCGGTAAAGGTCGGCGATGTGACGATCGGCGGCGCTGATCAGATCATCATCCAGAGCATGACAACGACAAAAACTCATGATGTCGAAGCGACAGTAAAGGAAATTCACCGCCTGGAAGAAGCTGGATGCCAGGTCGTTCGTGTCGCATGTCCAAAAGAAGAAGATGCACTGGCCATCCCAGAAATAAAGAAACAGATCAATATCCCACTCGTCGTGGACATTCATTTTGACTATAAACTTGCCCTGCTCGCCGTAGAAGGCGGCGCAGACAAAATCCGCATCAACCCCGGCAACATCGGCAAACGTGAGAAGGTCGAAGCGGTGGTTGAAGCTTGCAAGGCAAAAGGCATTCCGATCCGCATCGGTGTCAATGCAGGCAGCCTGGAGAGACATATCATCAAGAAGTACGGCTATCCTACTGCCGACGGCATGGTGGAGAGCGCATTGCACCACATCAAGATCCTTGAGGACCTTGACTTCCATGACATCATCGTGTCCATGAAGGCTTCCGACGTCAACCTTGCCATCGAAGCCTATGAGAAGGCTGCAAAAGCATTCGATTA
The sequence above is drawn from the Salinicoccus roseus genome and encodes:
- the ispG gene encoding flavodoxin-dependent (E)-4-hydroxy-3-methylbut-2-enyl-diphosphate synthase, with amino-acid sequence MSQITHRTKTRPVKVGDVTIGGADQIIIQSMTTTKTHDVEATVKEIHRLEEAGCQVVRVACPKEEDALAIPEIKKQINIPLVVDIHFDYKLALLAVEGGADKIRINPGNIGKREKVEAVVEACKAKGIPIRIGVNAGSLERHIIKKYGYPTADGMVESALHHIKILEDLDFHDIIVSMKASDVNLAIEAYEKAAKAFDYPLHLGITESGTLFAGTVKSAAGLGAIISKGIGNTLRISLSADPVEEVKVAKELLKSYGLASNAATLIACPTCGRIEIDLIAIANEVEEYISTIKAPLKVAVLGCAVNGPGEAREADIGIAGARGEGLLFMHGKTVRKVPEETMVDELKKEIDILAEEHYEKERREKEEAANK